The sequence below is a genomic window from Posidoniimonas polymericola.
GTCGTGCTGCTGCGTACGTTCGCCTTCGGCGTCCTCCCGACGATTATCTTCTTCTCATCGCTGATGTCGGTCCTGTACCACATCGGCTTGATGCAGCTGGTCGTCGGCGGACTGGCGTGGGTGATGCGTCGGACGCTGGGCACTTCCGGCGCCGAGACCCTCTCGGCGGCGGCGAACATTTTTGTCGGCCAGACCGAGGCGCCCCTCGTTATCCGACCCTACGTCGGGACCATGACGCTCTCCGAGCTCATGGTCGTGATGGTCGGCGGGTTCGCGACCATCGCCGGCGGCGTGTTCGCCATCTACGTCAAGTTTGGCATCGACGCGGGCCACCTGCTTACTGCTTCGGTAATCTCCGCCCCGGCGGCCCTGCTGATCGCCAAGGTGATGCAGCCCGAGGTCGAAGAGCCCGAGACCGCCGGGGTCGCCCCGGCGCGGATGGAGGCCGCCAGCGGCAACGTGCTCGAGGCCGCGGCCGAGGGGGCCTCCGCGGGCATGCGGCTGGCCCTCAACGTCGCGGCGATGCTGATCGCCTTCGTGGCGTTGGTCGCCATGCTCAACGCGTTGGTCGGTTGGGTAGGCGGGCTGGCGGGTTTCGAGGGCGAGGCTGCCTGGAGCATGCAGAAGGCGTTCGGCTACGCGTTCGCTCCGCTGGCGTGGCTGATGGGCATCGAGTCCAAAGACTGCCTGCCGGCGGGCGTGATGCTGGGCGAGAAGATGGTGCTGAACGAGTTCTACGCCTACCTTTCCCTCAGCGATGCTATCGGTGCTGAAAAAATAAGTGAGCGGACTGCCACGATCCTCACCTACGCCCTGTGCGGTTTCGCTAATTTCAGCTCGATTGGCATCCAGCTGGGGGGCATCGGCGGCATCGCGCCGGAGCGGAGGGGCGACTTGGCGAAGCTCGCCCTGCGCGCCATGCTGGGGGGCACCCTCGCCGCGTTCATGACGGCGTGCATCGCCGCGGCCTTGATTTGATCATCCTCTTTGTCCGGTTCACGGGCCCCTCAACCTGCTTTCAAGATCCTTATGAAGACCCTCCTCACCCGTGAAGAACTGAACCAGGGCGTCGCGCGGATGGCCGGTCAGATTCACGACCGCTACGCCGACCGGCAGTTGACCATCATTAGCGTGCTGACCGGCAGCATGGTGCTGGTCGCCGACCTGATCCGAGAGATCGACCTGCCGATGCGGCTCGGTGTGATTGAGGCCAGCAGCTACCGCGGGGCCACCACCACCCGCGGCGAGCTGACCATCAACGCCAAGCCGATGCTCGACATCACCGGCCGCGACGTGCTGCTGGTCGACGACATCTTCGACACCGGCCACACGCTGGTCAAAGTGATCGAGAAGATGCAGGAGTTCAACCCGGCCAGCGTCCGCTCGGCGGTGCTGCTCCGCAAGCACGGCCGCCAGGAGGTGCAGGCCGTGCCCGACTTCGTCGCGTTCGACATCCCCGACGAGTTTGTCGTCGGCTACGGCCTCGACTACGAAGACCTGTACCGCAACCTGCCGTACCTTGCCGCCCTCGAAGAGCACGACCTCGACCACCACAAGAAGCTGGTCGAGGTCCACAAGAGCTAGCGCTGCGGCCGCGCTCGGCGTAGCTGCTCCTCCTCGACCGTGTCCGCGCCTGCCGCCATCGGTTTCTCGCAGGTGTTGCGCGTGGCCGCCGGCTTAGCGTGCACTGATCCGCAGATTGCGCGGTTTTTGGGCCGCAAGAGATTATTTTGCTTTTCTTCATTGTCCGGCGTCACAGACCCTGCGTCGGAGACGTTACCGGATAGAGCGGGCATGAATGCCTGCCTCGGTCGTAGCCAGGCGAAGAACTACCGGCGAGACGACGATGCCGAGGACCGTGTTGACTGGATCAACGCTAGAACCAGAGGCGTTCGTGCTGCTGATTGCACGGCACGAGCGGCGCATCCGTGGCTTTATCGCCACGCTGCTCCCCTTCGACCGCGACGCGGTCGACGATCTGATTCAGACCACCTACCTCGTGGCGTGGCGGAAGCTTGCCGAGTTCCGCTACGAGAGGGAAACCCCCGACGAAGAGGCGGTCCGCTGGATCATCGCCATCGCCCGGTTCGAGACCTTCAGCCACATGCGCGCCAACAAGAAGCACCGCTACGCCGAGCTCGACGAGCAGCTGCTCGGTCAGATCGCCGATGTGCAGTCGGAAGACTGGGGCCGGTTTGACGCCCGCTGGCGGGCTTTTGGGTCGTGCGTGCAGAAGCTCGAGGGCTCGCAGCGAGAGGTCATCCGGCTCCGGTATGGGCTGGGGTTGTCGCTCGACGAGATCGGTCAGCGCTACGGCAAGCTACCCAACACCATCGCGGCGCGGCTCTCGCGGATCCGCAGGGCTTTAGAAAAGTGCATAGGAACCTCGTTGCAGAACGAGGGCTACTGTCGATGAGCGGGGCCAACCCAGACAACCCGAACGGAGGCAGTCCGAACGGTCGGACCATCGGCGACGCCGACCGGCTAGAGCAGCTGCTCGAACAGCTGGTCGTCGCGACGCTCGAGCCGCAGCAGCGGGCGGAGCTCGCCGTCCTGATCCGCAACGACCCCGAGGCCGCCCGGCAGTTTGCCCAGGCGATCCACCTCCGGGAGTGCCTGAGCGACTACGGCGCCAGTGAGAGCGCCGGTGAGAGTGCGGGGGGGGAGTCAGGGGCTGCCGCTCACCAAGCGGCGTTGACGCCAGCGACCGCCACGCTCGCTGCCCGGGCCGGTGTGGGGCGGTGCGAATCTGAGCTCCGCGACAACGACGCTGACGCGGGATTTCCGACCCGCCGCTGGGGCGGTTGGTTCCCGCTCGCCCTGGCGACCTGCCTGGCGCTAGCGGTGGGCCTTGCGGCCGGGCGGATGACGCTCGGCCCGCCAGTCGCGGAGCGTGACGACGCGGCGGCTCCAACCACGACCACCACGGTTGTGCGTCCCAATTTTGAAGTCGGCGGCGCGGGCTACGACCGGCTCGGCCGGGTGGCGGCCTTGTCGCCCGACGCGTCTTCGGACGGTTTGCTGCGGCCGCTGCAGGTCGGCGATCTGCTGCGGCGGGGCGAGGTGGTCCAGCTCACCCGAGGGGTGATGCAGGTCAGCTTTGCCGCCGGCCCGGAAGTCATCGTGCAGGGCCCGGCCGAGTTTTCCGTCGTCGACGACCTGGCGATCTACGTCCACCGCGGTCGGGTCACGGCCAAGTCGCCCGGCCGGTTCACGCTGCAGACCTCGCTGGTCGCCGCGCAGGCCGAACGCGCCGAGGTCGGCGTGGTCGCCGACGCCGAGCACGCAGTCGAGCTGTACGCGTTCGACGGCAGCGTCGCGGTCAACTCCAACCCACACCGCCAGGTCGAGCAGGAGACCCTGCGGGTGCTCAAGGCCGACCAGGGCGTCGGCGTGACCCGCAAGGGGAACTCCACGCGCCTGACCGCGGTCAACACCGAGGTCCCCACCGACATGGTGCGCGACTGGGCCGAGGTCACCACCCAGCTGCACCCCTACGAGCAACTCGTGCTGGCCGACCGGCCGCTCGCCTACTGGCCGCTCTACCGCGTGCGGCGGAACCGCCGCGTGCTCGACCTCACCCAGCACGGCTACGACGGCCAGGCCATCGGCAACTGGCCCGCCGAACTCAACGACGCCTCGTCCACACAGGTCCGCGGCGCCTACTTCGACGGCGAGTCGTACATCGAGCCCGACTCGAAGCCGCCGGTCGATCTGGAGTCCGGCTTCACCATCGAGGGCTGGGCCAAGGTGCTCGGCGGGCCGGAGTTCCAGTCGGTGTTCACGTCGCGGTGGGTGTTCGGCTCCAACACGCCGAGCCAGCAGTGCTTCGGCTTCACGCTCTACGCCGGCGACGACGACAAGTGGCAGTTCTGGAGCGGCTCCGGCGAGTACGGCGCGATGTGGCAGATGCTCAGCGGGAACAAAACGCTCGAACGTCACCGCTGGACGCACGTCGCGGCCAGCTTCCGGCCAGAGAAGACTAAAGAGGGCGAGTGGGTCGAGGGGACCGTGCAGCTGTACGTCAACGGGCAGCCCGCCGCCAGCGGAACGCACCGGATGTCGCTGCTGGACTTCGAGTGGCCCGCCCGGATCGGCGCCGCGGAGTTCGTGCCCAAGTCGCTGACCTCGTGGCTGTTCCGCGGCGAGCTGCGGGACGTTGCGCTCTACGACTACCCGTTGTCCGACGAGAGGATCCGCACGCACCAGACGCAGGGCGAGCACGCCACCTAAGGCGATCCTTTAATTGTCACGCACCCACAGCAGCCCGAGAGGGGACGCATGGAACGCAATACAACTACCCACCGCGGCCGCCAGCCCCAGCACGGGTTCACCCTCGTGGAGTTGCTGGTAGTGATCGCCATCATCGGCGTGCTGATTGCGCTCTTGCTGCCGGCGGTGCAGGCCGCCCGCGAGGCCGCCCGCCGCACCCAGTGCACCAACCAGCTCCGCCAGCTCGCCCTGGCGTTCCACAACCACCACGACACGCACAAGCACATGCCGACCGGCGGGTGGAATTTCGCCTGGCTGGGCAACCCCGACTACGGGTACGGCAAGCACCAGCCGGGCAACTGGCTGTACAACATTCTGCCTTATATAGAAGAAGCGAACCTGCACGATATAGGAGCCGGCGCCACCGGAGCCGCGCGCGACCAAGCGAGCGTGCAGCGCGTTCAGACCCCGTTCGAGGGCATGACATGCCCCAGTCGCCGGAGGGCCAACGTGTTCGCGAATGGAGCGAGCACTACCTTTGCGGAGTGTGTCAATCCGGTCCAACTCTGTAGCAAGACGGACTACGCCGCCAACGCGGGTGACATGTACAACCCGGAGCCGTACGCGTCGTCCGAGCCGGGAGAGGCTCTACCTAATGTCAGCAACGTCGACTACGACTCGTTGAAAGCCTTCAGCTGGAAGCCTGTTTGGAAGGCTGGAGACCCCACAAATCCCGACAATCTGGTCTACGTGCGTGACGCAACCGGCATTGTCTACACACGTTCGCAAGTCGCATTTCGTAGGATTACCGACGGCACGTCAAACGTCTACATGGTTGGCGAAAAATACCTATCTACCCTCCACTACGAAACCGGGATGGGTGAGGGCGACAACGAGCCAGGCTTTACCGGAGGAAACGACGATACACTCCGCACAACGGTAAAGACGGTCAAGGGGATTGGGGGCGGCGATGTCAAGCTCGCACGCGACAGCGAATCTAATGTCAAGAAGATTGACAGCACCAAGTTTGGCTCCGCCCACACCGGCGGGTTCAACATGGCGTTCTGTGACGGGTCGGTCCGGCTCGTGAACTTTGAGGTCGACCCCGATGTGCACCGCCTGCGGGGCAACCGGGCCGACGGGGTCGTGCTGGCGGACGAGTGAGCCGGGCGTCGGGCTCCTGCAAGCGGGCGTTGAGCGGCAGGCGGAAAGAGAAAGTGGGCACGCGACTGTATTCCATTTCTTCTATCACCTTTGGAGTCTAGTTCTCATGAGACAAGCCTGCGCACTGATCGCGTGCTTGTGTTTCGCCGCCGTTTCGACGGTTGCGAACGCAGGGTATTTTAAGACGATCACCATCGACAGCGACTACAGCGACTGGGACGACGTCCCCGTGGTCGACGACGACAGCGGCGACAACTCCGGCGGCCCCGACATCGGCGTCACCAAGATCGCCAACGACGGCAACTACCTGTACATCTACAACACGTTCCCCAACAACCTGTCGCTCGGCACCTTCCTGACAATCGACGTCGACCACGACACTGCCACCGGCTTCGACGTGTTCGGCCTGGGGCTGATTGGATCGGAGGCCGGCTGGCAGAACGACTTCCCGTTCACCCAGGCGACCGGCGTGTTCAATGACGGGCAGGGCATGTCCGGCGAGTTCTTTGGCAGTGGAGCGGCCCTGCTCGACAGCTTCGCCAACGCCGGGGCGCGGGAGCTCGCGATCAGCCTCGACATCCTCCGCAACGAGACCGGCACCGGCGTCTTCACGGACGACGTGGTTGATCTGTTGCTGTGGACCGACCTCGGCATCGGCGCCGACGGCATCCCCAGCGGCTTTCCCAACGACTCCGGCCTGAACGGCGACGTCTCGGCCGCGATCAGCTACCAGCTCGCCGTGCCCGAGCCCGTTTCCGCTTCGCTGGTGCTTGCCGCCAGCGTGCTCGGGGCGTTCGTGCGGCGCCGCTAACCAACGCGCCCCGGCGGCGGCCGGCCGCCGCCGCCGGGGCGTTCCTTATCTTCCCCAATCCACAATCCCAACCGTAGGCCGCAGCCCCCTGCGTCGACGTTTGCCCCGCGGAGAGCAAGACATGCTTCAACGGATCCACTACTTGATTGCCATCGCAGCCTCGGTTGCGGCGTCCCCCGCCTTGGCTTTCGTCGTCGCGCCGACCCACTACACCACCACGGTCCAGGTGCAGGGGGAAGCCGAGGGCACAGAGTTCGACGACTGGGCCGGCGTGCCGATCGCGTACGCCGATGCGGAGGACAACGGCGGCGAGTTTGAGGGGCGTCCTTTCATGGACTTTGCCAACCTGCAGGTCGCCAACGACGGCGAGTTCCTCTACCTGCACATGTCCTACCACAACACGTCGTCCGTCAACACGTTCATCGGCCTCGACCTGGACGCCGACCTGGCGACTGGTTTCGACCTGTTCGGACTAGGCCTGATCGGCTCGGATATCGGCTACCAGAACGACTTCCCGTTCCAGCAGGCCACGGGAGTCTACAACGTGGGGGTCGCACTGACCGGCGGGCCGCTGAGCAACGGCGGCGCGCTGATCTACACCTTCTGGGATCAGGACGGCATGGACAAGGAATGGGCCATCCCACTCGACCTGGGCCTTGGCTTCCCAGCCGGGGACCCGGCGTTCACGGGCGACACCATCGATATCCTGTTCTACACCGAAGAGGGCGCCGGCGACATCAACGACGAGGTGGTACGCTACACGCTGGCCGCCGCGCCGGTCGTGCAGGGCGACTTCAACGACGACGGCCTAGTAGACGCGGCGGATTACACCATCTGGCGGGACTCCAAGAACGACATTGGTCAGGACCTGCCGGCCGACGGCAACGGCGACATGGTGGTCGACACGCTAGACTACGACCTGTGGGCAGCCAACTACGGCGGGGGCGCCGCTCCTGTCAATTCGCTGAGCTCGGCACCCGAGCCGCTCTCGGCGACCCTCGCGTTGACCGCCTTGGCCGGCGCATTGGTGAGGCGGCGGCGGACTTCAGACCTCAGTAACTTTGACGAAGCGACTCAGAGGGACACCCTGTGTGGATGACGATGCGCGAACTGGCGGTTAGATTGGGCGGGACGATTGTGGCCCTAGCGTCCCTGGCGGTGCAGCACGGCGCGGCCCTGGAGATTGTCGTGCCGGCGTACTTCTACCCGTCGTCCGGCAGCGACTGGAGTGACATGAACGCCGCCGCGGCGCAGGTGCCGCTGACGGCGATCATGAACCCCGGCAGCGGACCCAGCAATGCGCAGAACGGCGATTACACGTCGGCGGTCGGCTCGCTCCGAGCGTCCGGTGGCCGGGTGATCGGCTACGTTTCGTCGTCTTACGCCAACCGACCGCTGCAGGATGTGCTAGACGACATCGACAAGTACGCCAATTGGTATGATATTGACGGGATCTTCGTGGACGAGATGACCAACAACGCCGTCCCCGCCAACCTCGACTTCTACCAGTCGGTCTACGACCACGTTAAGTCGATCGACCCTGCCTGGGAGGTCATGGGCAACCCGGGCACCGCTACTGTGGAGGATTACCTGACACGCCCGGCCGCCGACAAACTGATGGTGTTTGAGAGCTTCGGCTCGAGCTACTTGAGCCACACGCCATCGGCGTGGAACGCCGCTTACGACCCATCACGGTTCGTGAACCTGCTGCACCAGCTCGATCCCAACAACACGGCCGTGATGGAGCAGTACGTGGACGTGGCCGTCTCGCGGAATGTGGGGGGCGTCTACTTCACCGATGACGTGCTGGGCAACCCGTGGGACCGGCTCCCGGGATTCTGGAACGACATGGTTAGCAAGGTCGCGGCGGTCAACAGCTACGTGCGCGGGCCGATCCAGACGCTCAGCAACCCAGTAGCGGTTGGCGGCGTCACGATCGACGCCGGCCGCGGCGAATGGACCGCCCTAACCGCGTACGACGCTGACGCGGACCAGGCGCCGCTCCCCGGCCCGGAGCTCGACCTGCAGGCGATCACCCTCGCCAATGATGGCGATAGCCTGTACCTGCGAATGGAGATCGACGAGACGCAGAACGGCGCCGCGCCGGCGCTCGGGACCAAGCACAACGTGTACCTCGACACCGACCAGGACCGTGAGAGCGGGTTTATCGGCTCCGGCGGCTTCTTGTCGGTTGGGGCCGACTATCTGATCCAGGGAACGCGGCTCTACGCTTTCAACGGCGCCACGCAGGAGTCGTTCGCCTGGTCGTTTATCCAGGACCTGAGCAACAACCAGTCCCCGACCGCGGACCTCGAGTTGTCGCTGCCGCTGGCGGCGCTAGGCGGGCCGGGATCATTCGACTGGATCGCCAACGCCGCGAACTCGGGCGTGGAAGACTACCTGCCGAACACCGCCGCTAGCGGCGCCTTCGGCGACTTCTACCGCTACGAGGTGGGCGCCGTGCAGGTAGTCGTTGGCGACTACGACGCGAACGGCGTCGTGGACGCGGCCGACTACGAGTACTGGCGGTCGCACCTCGGCGAAACCGGCGGAGCCGCCGACGGCAATGGCGACGGCGTTGTCGACGCCGCTGACTATACTGTGTGGCGCGACGCGGTCGCCGCCCAAGCAGCCGGGGCGTCCGCCCTGGCAGTCCCTTCCCCCAGCTCGCTGCTGCTGATGGCGGTGGCCTGCACGCTGATTGTCACGCCACTTCGGCGTGCTCACTAGCCCACAGGAATCGTTTGCCCGCAATGTCTGGACCTTCCCACAACCAGCCTTCTCCTGACCGCCGCGCCTTCCTCAAGGGGACCGCGGCCGCCGCGTCGATGGCGCCGCTGCTCGCGCGCGCCGACGCCATCATCCCCAAGACGCACACCGGCGTGGACGAGACCCTCCGCATCGGCCTGATCGGCTGCGGCGGGCGGGGCTCGGGCGCCGCGATCGACGCCCTGCACGCCGACCCCAACACCAAGCTCGTCGCGATGGGCGACGCGTTCCCGGACCGCGTCGAGAACGCGTTGTCCGCGATCTCGTTCGACGAGGAGGTTGGCGACCGGGTCGACGTTGGCCCCGACCAGATCTTCACCGGGTTTGACGCGTACAAGGGGGTTATCGACAGCGGCGTCGACGTGGTGCTGCTGACCACGCCGCCGCACTTCCGTCCCCAACACTTCGAGTACGCGGTGGCGCAGGGCAAGCACTGCTTTGTCGAGAAGCCAGTGGCGACCGACGTGCCCGGCCTCAAGCAGGTGATCGAGGCCTCGAAGCAGGCCAAGGAGAAGAACCTGGCTGTGGTGTCGGGCCTGTGCTGGCGGTACGACCCCGGCGTACGGGCGACGATGGAGCAGATCCAGAACGGCGCCATCGGCGACATCGTCGCCGTCGAGTCGTCCTACAACGGCGGCACCCTGTGGCACCGTGGCGACAAGCCGGAGTGGAGCCGCATGGAGTACCAGATGCGCAACTGGCTGTACTACACTTGGCTCAGCGGCGACATCATCGGCGAGCAGGCGATCCACAGCCTCGACAAGACCGCCTGGCTGCTCGGCGACGCCAGCCCGGTCAAGGCGATGGGCATGGGCGGCCGCCAGCAACGCGTGCAGTCGAAGTACGGCAACGTGTACGACCACTTCAGCGTGTTCTACGAGTACCCCACCGGACAGAGCGTCTACTTCACTTGCCGCCAGCAGGACGGCTGCACGATGCACGTCGACGAGCTGGTGCACGGCACCAAGGGCAAGGCCCGGGTGCTCGCGCACGAGATCACCGGCGAGAACCAGTGGAAGTACGACGGCCCCAAGCCGAGCATGTACCGGGTAGAGCACGAGGAGCTGTTCCGCTCGCTGCGTGAGGGCAAGCCGATCGACAACAGCGATTACATGATCAACAGCACAATGATCGGGATCATGGGGCGCATGGCCGCCTACACCGGCAAGACCCTGAGCTGGGAGCAGGCCGTGTCGAGCACCCAGCGACTCGGGCCCGCCGAGTACGCCTGGTCGGATGTGCCGGAGCCCGCCCCCGCTGTGCCGGGGGTCACCGAATTTGTCTAGGACGCTCATCAACGCCGTCGGAATCGGGGTGCTGCTGGCGGGGGCCAACGCGGCCGCAGCCGAGCACGAGGACTACACCCAAGAGATCCCGGGGACCAAGGTCGCGTTCCCGATGGTGGCGATCGCAGGGGGCGAGTACGAGATCGGCAGCCCCGACGGCGAGCCCGGACGCCGACCCGACGAGGGGCCACGCCAGGTGGTGCGTATCGAGCCGTTCTGGATCGAGGCCCACGAAGTCACGTGGGCCGAGTACCGGCAGTTCATGGACCTCTGCAACGTGTTCGAGCGGTTTGACGACCTCGGGATCCGCCAAGTCACCGACCAGAACCGCGTCGACGCGGTGACCGCTCCGTCGAAGCTCTACGAGCCGAGTTTCACGTTCACCTCGGGCGAGGACCCCGAGCTTCCAGCGGTGTCGATGAAGCAGTTTGCCGCGAAGCAGTACACCAAGTGGCTCAGCCTGCTCACGGGCGAGTTCTACCGCCTGCCCACCGAGGCCGAATGGGAGTACGCCTGCCGGGCCGGGGCCGCCGGCGCCTACAGCTACGGCGACGACCCTAGTCAGCTCGACGACTACGCCTGGCACACCGACAACTCCGACGACGAGACCCACCTCGTTGCTCAGAAGAAGCCCAACGCTTGGGGCTTGTACGACATGCACGGCAACGCCAGCGAGTGGGTGCTCGACGCCTATCAGGAGGACGGTTACGCCAAGCTGCCTGGGACCCCGTTAGGGTTTGTGCCGGCGACCAAGACCTACCCCCGTGTGCTGCGGGGCGGCTCGGCGATGCTGGCAGCGGCCGACGCGCGTTGCGCCGCCCGCCGTGCGACCAATGACCCAGAGCTCTCGGAGTACGACCCCAACGCCCCCAACAGTCCGTGGTGGTACGCCAGCGACGAGTCGCAGGACATCGGGTTCCGCGTCGTGCGGCCGGTCAACCCGCCGCCGCGCGAGCAGTGGACCAGCTTCTGGGACGCCGACGTGCCGCGGATCCAGAAGATCGCCGACTTTCGCATCGACAAGGAAGGCCGAGGCGAACGCGGCCTGGTCGACAAGTCGCTGCCGGCGGCGATTGGGCAGCTGGGGCCCGTCGTTTCTGATCCACAAGAATAGCCCGGCGTCGGTGGGAGATCTCGTAGACCCCGTTTAGCGCACGGGTCTGTTCGTCTAGCGCAAGCCCCCGATGAGTCTGCGTTAACGCGAGGTTTACTGCTGCATACGCGAGAATTGACTCGCTTGACTGCGCAGCGCCGGACAGGCAGACTAAGGTTTCTGCCCCACCCGCACGCACCGCGAAGGGGGGGCCGACCCCGCCTCGTCCCTGCCTCGTTCGGGACCTCAAACAAGAGCACGCATGAACGATCGCGAGCCATCGCAGCAGTACCCGTTGGGCGTCTTCGCGAGTGTCGACGCCGGCCTGGGCGTCCGGTTGGACGTCGCCCAGGACCTGGGCGCCCCGACGCTGCACCTGCACGCCCCGCACCGCGGCAACCGCGGCCCCGACGTCGCGGCAGAGTTCCGTACGAAGCTCGAGCGGCGTGGCCTTCGCGTGACGGTGGTCTTTGCCGGCTTCGACGGCGAGAGCTACGCCGACATCCCCACGGTCGAGAAGACAGTCGGCCTGGCCCCGCCGGACACCCGCGCCGAACGCCTGGCCGAGCTGAAGGAGATCATCGACTTCACCGCCCAGCTCGGCGTCGAAGCCACGGGACTGCACCTTGGTTTCGTGCCGCACGACCCCGCCGACCCAGAGTTCTCGGCGATCGTCGACGCGACGCGCGATGCCTGCGACTACGCCCGCCAGCGCGGCGTCAACATCCACCTCGAGACCGGCCAGGAGCCGGCCGGCGTGCTGGCCACGTTCCTCGAGACCGTCCAGCGCGACAACCTGTACGTCAACTTCGACCCGGCCAACATGATCTTGTACGGCTGCGGCGAGCCGATCTTCGCCCTCAAAGAAATCGTCCGCTACGTCCGCAGCGTCCACTGCAAGGACGCCAAGTGGTCGGACTCTCCGGGCGAGACCTGGGGCCAAGAGACCCCGCTCGGCGAGGGGGACGTCGACTTCCCCGCGTTCCTGCGGACGCTGCAGGAGGGCGGCTACCGCGGGCCGCTGACCATCGAGCGCGAGATCCCTCAGGAGCCGGAGCGGCAGCGGGCCGAGATTGCGGCCGCCATCGCCTTCCTCAATCAGCTGCTGTCGGGATCGACGGGCAACGGCGGGGGATCGCTGTAATGCGCATCGGCGTCGCTGGCATTGGGTTCATGGGCATGGTCCATTACCTCTCGTACCAGGGGATCGAGGGCGCAGAGGTCGCGGCCATCTGCGACCCCAATCCGCGGCGGCGGGCGGGCGACTGGACCGGCATCAAGGGCAACTTCGGCCCGGCCGGCGAGCAGATGGACCTCACCGGCGTGGCGGCGTTCGAGTCGCTCGACGACCTGATCACTTGCCCCGAGGTCGACCTGGTCGACCTGTGCCTGCCACCCTCGCTGCACGCCGATGCGGCCGTGGCGGCGCTCGAGGGGGGGAAGCACGTGTTCTGCGAAAAGCCGATGGCGATGACCGCCGCGGAGTGCGACCGCATGCTGGCCGCCGCCGAGGCCAACGACCGCCGGTTGCTGATCGGCCACGTGCTGCCGTTCTTCCCGGAGTACGCCTGGGCGCTCGAGGCGATCGAGTCCGGCCGCCACGGGCGGGTAGTCGGCGGCAGCTTCCGCCGCGTGATCTCCGACCCGGCCTGGCTGCAGCACTACTGGGACGCCGCAAAGGTGGGCGGCCCGATGCTCGACCTGCACATTCACGACGCCCACTTCATCCGCAAGGCCTTCGGCATGCCAACGGGAGTCACCGCCCGCGGGTCGCTCCGCGAAGGGCTTGCCGAGCACTGGCACAGCCTGCTGGAGTTCGCGCAGCCCGGCCTGACGACTCACGTTGAGGGGGGAGTGTTGAATCAAGCCGGACGGCCCTTCCTGCACGGCTTCGAGATCCAACTCGAGCGCGCCACGCTGATGTTCGAGTTCGCGGTCACGACCACCGCCGACGGCGACCAGGCCGGGTACACCTGCCCGCCCACGATTCTCGAAGAGTCGGGCGTGGCGACGCGCATCGAGCTCGGCGACGGCGACCCAATGCACGCCTTCCGCCGCGAGCTGCAGCGCGTGGTCGAGGCTGTCGGCCAGGGCGCCGACGCCGGTCCGCTGGCGTGCGAGCTGGCGCGCGACGCCATCGTTATTTGCGACCTGCAGTCCGCCAGCCTGCGGGCGTCGCTCCAACAATAGTCACAACG
It includes:
- a CDS encoding spherulation-specific family 4 protein, with product MTMRELAVRLGGTIVALASLAVQHGAALEIVVPAYFYPSSGSDWSDMNAAAAQVPLTAIMNPGSGPSNAQNGDYTSAVGSLRASGGRVIGYVSSSYANRPLQDVLDDIDKYANWYDIDGIFVDEMTNNAVPANLDFYQSVYDHVKSIDPAWEVMGNPGTATVEDYLTRPAADKLMVFESFGSSYLSHTPSAWNAAYDPSRFVNLLHQLDPNNTAVMEQYVDVAVSRNVGGVYFTDDVLGNPWDRLPGFWNDMVSKVAAVNSYVRGPIQTLSNPVAVGGVTIDAGRGEWTALTAYDADADQAPLPGPELDLQAITLANDGDSLYLRMEIDETQNGAAPALGTKHNVYLDTDQDRESGFIGSGGFLSVGADYLIQGTRLYAFNGATQESFAWSFIQDLSNNQSPTADLELSLPLAALGGPGSFDWIANAANSGVEDYLPNTAASGAFGDFYRYEVGAVQVVVGDYDANGVVDAADYEYWRSHLGETGGAADGNGDGVVDAADYTVWRDAVAAQAAGASALAVPSPSSLLLMAVACTLIVTPLRRAH
- a CDS encoding Gfo/Idh/MocA family protein, with protein sequence MSGPSHNQPSPDRRAFLKGTAAAASMAPLLARADAIIPKTHTGVDETLRIGLIGCGGRGSGAAIDALHADPNTKLVAMGDAFPDRVENALSAISFDEEVGDRVDVGPDQIFTGFDAYKGVIDSGVDVVLLTTPPHFRPQHFEYAVAQGKHCFVEKPVATDVPGLKQVIEASKQAKEKNLAVVSGLCWRYDPGVRATMEQIQNGAIGDIVAVESSYNGGTLWHRGDKPEWSRMEYQMRNWLYYTWLSGDIIGEQAIHSLDKTAWLLGDASPVKAMGMGGRQQRVQSKYGNVYDHFSVFYEYPTGQSVYFTCRQQDGCTMHVDELVHGTKGKARVLAHEITGENQWKYDGPKPSMYRVEHEELFRSLREGKPIDNSDYMINSTMIGIMGRMAAYTGKTLSWEQAVSSTQRLGPAEYAWSDVPEPAPAVPGVTEFV
- a CDS encoding formylglycine-generating enzyme family protein, which encodes MSRTLINAVGIGVLLAGANAAAAEHEDYTQEIPGTKVAFPMVAIAGGEYEIGSPDGEPGRRPDEGPRQVVRIEPFWIEAHEVTWAEYRQFMDLCNVFERFDDLGIRQVTDQNRVDAVTAPSKLYEPSFTFTSGEDPELPAVSMKQFAAKQYTKWLSLLTGEFYRLPTEAEWEYACRAGAAGAYSYGDDPSQLDDYAWHTDNSDDETHLVAQKKPNAWGLYDMHGNASEWVLDAYQEDGYAKLPGTPLGFVPATKTYPRVLRGGSAMLAAADARCAARRATNDPELSEYDPNAPNSPWWYASDESQDIGFRVVRPVNPPPREQWTSFWDADVPRIQKIADFRIDKEGRGERGLVDKSLPAAIGQLGPVVSDPQE
- a CDS encoding sugar phosphate isomerase/epimerase family protein, which translates into the protein MNDREPSQQYPLGVFASVDAGLGVRLDVAQDLGAPTLHLHAPHRGNRGPDVAAEFRTKLERRGLRVTVVFAGFDGESYADIPTVEKTVGLAPPDTRAERLAELKEIIDFTAQLGVEATGLHLGFVPHDPADPEFSAIVDATRDACDYARQRGVNIHLETGQEPAGVLATFLETVQRDNLYVNFDPANMILYGCGEPIFALKEIVRYVRSVHCKDAKWSDSPGETWGQETPLGEGDVDFPAFLRTLQEGGYRGPLTIEREIPQEPERQRAEIAAAIAFLNQLLSGSTGNGGGSL
- a CDS encoding Gfo/Idh/MocA family protein; translated protein: MRIGVAGIGFMGMVHYLSYQGIEGAEVAAICDPNPRRRAGDWTGIKGNFGPAGEQMDLTGVAAFESLDDLITCPEVDLVDLCLPPSLHADAAVAALEGGKHVFCEKPMAMTAAECDRMLAAAEANDRRLLIGHVLPFFPEYAWALEAIESGRHGRVVGGSFRRVISDPAWLQHYWDAAKVGGPMLDLHIHDAHFIRKAFGMPTGVTARGSLREGLAEHWHSLLEFAQPGLTTHVEGGVLNQAGRPFLHGFEIQLERATLMFEFAVTTTADGDQAGYTCPPTILEESGVATRIELGDGDPMHAFRRELQRVVEAVGQGADAGPLACELARDAIVICDLQSASLRASLQQ